From one Triticum urartu cultivar G1812 chromosome 3, Tu2.1, whole genome shotgun sequence genomic stretch:
- the LOC125542230 gene encoding isoflavone reductase homolog IRL-like, translating to MLLDKEEERSRVLVIGGTGHIGKHIVAASVRRGHPTSVLIRDAAPADLAKAQLLKSFIDSGVALIKGDLFDHGSLVNAIKGADVVISAVGTPQLDEQTRIVMAIKEAGNVIKRFLPSEFGSDPERVHTVDPAATLYAGKIRLRRLIEAEGIPHTYVCCNGFAETYLLSIGDVTAVGAAPPSSDKITVLGDGDAKGVFVVEEDIASYTVRAIDDTRTLNKILYMRPPANIVSHNELIALWEKKAGRTFQIARIPEADLLKLIKEAAYPLNMMLSHSLSVFVRGDQANFDIEASFGVEATELYPDVKYTTVDEYLDRLL from the exons ATGTTGCTGGACAAGGAGGAGGAGAGGAGCAGGGTCCTGGTAATTGGTGGCACAGGTCACATCGGCAAGCATATCGTTGCTGCGAGTGTCCGCCGCGGCCACCCGACCTCTGTCCTCATCAGGGATGCTGCACCGGCTGATCTCGCCAAGGCGCAGCTCCTCAAGAGCTTCATTGATTCCGGTGTTGCTCTCATCAAG GGAGATTTATTTGACCACGGGAGCCTCGTAAATGCCATCAAGGGTGCAGATGTCGTGATCTCGGCCGTGGGGACCCCTCAGCTCGACGAGCAGACGAGGATTGTCATGGCCATCAAGGAGGCCGGCAATGTCATTAAG AGGTTCCTGCCGTCTGAGTTCGGATCTGACCCAGAGCGGGTTCACACCGTGGATCCAGCGGCCACACTGTACGCTGGTAAAATCAGACTTCGCCGTCTAATCGAGGCAGAGGGTATACCTCATACATATGTCTGCTGCAACGGGTTCGCCGAAACCTACCTTCTGAGCATCGGCGATGTTACCGCTGTTGGCGCTGCTCCTCCGTCGTCCGACAAGATCACTGTCCTAGGCGATGGAGATGCAAAAG GGGTGTTTGTGGTGGAAGAGGACATAGCTTCCTACACGGTGAGAGCGATCGACGATACGAGGACCCTGAACAAGATCCTGTACATGAGGCCGCCGGCGAACATCGTGTCCCACAATGAGCTCATCGCACTGTGGGAGAAGAAAGCGGGAAGGACTTTCCAGATCGCTCGCATCCCAGAGGCAGATCTCCTCAAGTTGATCAAGG AGGCGGCATACCCTCTCAACATGATGCTGTCCCACTCGCTCTCCGTCTTCGTGAGGGGCGACCAAGCCAACTTTGACATCGAGGCGTCCTTTGGTGTTGAGGCCACCGAGCTGTACCCTGACGTGAAGTACACCACCGTCGACGAGTACCTGGACCGCCTCCTCTGA